CATACCACTCTTTCATCAAGATAATTCTCCCATTCAAACGGATCATCTATACAAAATCGTTTTCTTTTTTCATCATCCCATGCAGTAATAGATGTCGTATATCTAATGCCATTCAATACATCAGCTTTGGCAACTATCCAGGGAGCAGCACAAATCGAAGCAATCAACTTATTATCTGAATTAAGTCGTCTTATAAAAGAAATTAGTTCATTACTAATTCCAGTCATCCAACCTCCTGGAATAATAACACCCACAACGTCTTCTAGTTGTATATCTGATATCTTCATGTGTGGGGTAAACTGCATACCAGATGCACTATTCACAGCTTCTAATTTCTCTGATAGTGTAATAACTTCATAACCTAAATCTCTCTTAAGCACATGCACTAAAAGTGATACTTCAAAATCTGCCATCTCATCATAAATATACAAACATATCCGCTTCATA
This sequence is a window from Vallitaleaceae bacterium 9-2. Protein-coding genes within it:
- a CDS encoding DJ-1/PfpI family protein, which gives rise to MKRICLYIYDEMADFEVSLLVHVLKRDLGYEVITLSEKLEAVNSASGMQFTPHMKISDIQLEDVVGVIIPGGWMTGISNELISFIRRLNSDNKLIASICAAPWIVAKADVLNGIRYTTSITAWDDEKRKRFCIDDPFEWENYLDERVVCDKNIITAKGIAFVDFAVEVLAYLGEFNSEDEKIEFAKQFIPRLS